From Actinopolyspora lacussalsi, a single genomic window includes:
- a CDS encoding thiosulfate/3-mercaptopyruvate sulfurtransferase (product_source=KO:K01011; cath_funfam=3.40.250.10; cog=COG2897; ko=KO:K01011; pfam=PF00581; smart=SM00450; superfamily=52821), protein MSPLINPRQLESALGGTEPPVVLDVRWNLLGPPGEREYAEGHLPGAVFVDTETELAAPPAGEAGGRHPLPDPEVLQRALRRAGVNSDRRVVVYDSADGSVAARAWWLLRWAGHPDVHVLDGGFAAWSAAGLPVTREVPRPEPGEFVVSPGNMPVTDAEGARRLARTGILLDARAGQRYRGETEPVDPRAGHIPGAYNAPAGEHVTAAGTWRSPTELSTRFTEFGLTATGVAGAYCGSGINACSVVLALEHAGLRTPENPAVLYPGSWSEWSADPHRPTATGAWPG, encoded by the coding sequence ATGAGTCCGCTGATCAACCCCCGACAACTCGAGTCCGCGCTCGGCGGTACCGAGCCGCCCGTAGTGCTGGACGTTCGTTGGAATCTGCTCGGGCCTCCCGGGGAGCGGGAGTACGCCGAGGGGCACCTGCCCGGGGCGGTGTTCGTCGACACCGAGACCGAGCTGGCCGCCCCACCAGCCGGGGAGGCCGGTGGTAGGCATCCGCTGCCGGATCCCGAGGTGCTGCAGCGAGCGCTTCGTCGTGCCGGCGTGAACTCCGACCGGCGAGTGGTCGTCTACGACTCCGCGGACGGTTCGGTGGCCGCGCGCGCCTGGTGGTTGCTGCGTTGGGCGGGACACCCCGATGTCCACGTGCTCGACGGCGGATTCGCCGCGTGGTCCGCCGCCGGGTTGCCCGTCACCAGGGAGGTGCCGCGACCGGAACCGGGGGAATTCGTGGTCTCTCCCGGGAACATGCCGGTTACCGACGCGGAGGGGGCGCGGCGACTGGCTCGCACCGGGATTCTGCTGGATGCCAGGGCGGGCCAGCGGTACCGGGGTGAGACCGAACCCGTGGATCCGCGAGCCGGACACATTCCGGGGGCCTACAACGCTCCCGCCGGGGAACACGTCACCGCTGCCGGCACCTGGCGTTCTCCGACCGAACTGTCGACGCGGTTCACCGAGTTCGGCCTCACCGCGACGGGGGTCGCAGGAGCCTACTGCGGTTCCGGGATCAATGCCTGTTCGGTGGTTCTCGCGTTGGAGCACGCCGGGCTGCGCACTCCGGAGAACCCGGCGGTGCTCTACCCGGGGTCCTGGTCCGAGTGGTCCGCCGATCCCCACCGACCCACTGCCACCGGTGCCTGGCCGGGATGA
- a CDS encoding hypothetical protein (product_source=Hypo-rule applied; pfam=PF13830) — MGSTAKQRTVRLSAPAEYLAAIPHLLGFYPRDSLVLTTLHGGPEVARLGMTARVDLPEPSCRRELAAELVRGPVSHDAPDGLLAAVVATPAADSAPETDPAPDIDPAPDIDPAPDIDPAESGSDVPATVRPPDPVTGDPPHSGLVESLRHELRTADIPLVRALWTPEIRPDGIWRCYGERWDGTVSDPRSSPLAAELAVAGAITFSSREELAASIGPESPETTARWSARLNLMQDEAEPHRGDATMCAADTEAVFAAIRRTARGSPLTEEDLLRVLVALSDYRVRDLAMGIALTVWSRAAEQLWFALVRKAPEPEVADVAALLAFSAYLRGDGALASVALDRVERTRPAHRLGELLRRALDSGIGPEELAVVVRDTAVDARLMIEQEET; from the coding sequence ATGGGTTCTACCGCGAAGCAACGCACTGTCCGACTCTCGGCCCCGGCGGAGTACCTGGCTGCGATTCCGCACCTGCTCGGCTTCTACCCGAGGGATTCACTGGTACTGACCACGCTGCACGGCGGTCCGGAGGTGGCGAGGCTGGGGATGACCGCCCGGGTGGATCTCCCCGAACCGAGCTGCCGTCGTGAACTGGCGGCGGAACTGGTGCGGGGGCCGGTTTCGCACGACGCTCCCGACGGTCTGCTGGCCGCCGTCGTCGCGACCCCGGCCGCCGATTCCGCCCCGGAGACCGATCCGGCCCCGGACATCGATCCGGCCCCGGACATCGATCCGGCCCCGGACATCGATCCGGCGGAGTCCGGAAGCGACGTTCCCGCAACCGTACGGCCGCCGGATCCCGTCACGGGGGATCCACCGCACTCCGGACTGGTGGAGTCACTGCGGCACGAGCTGCGCACGGCCGACATACCGCTCGTCCGAGCACTCTGGACGCCCGAGATCCGACCGGACGGGATCTGGCGGTGCTACGGCGAGCGTTGGGACGGAACGGTATCCGATCCGAGGTCCTCCCCGCTGGCGGCCGAGCTGGCCGTGGCGGGGGCGATCACGTTCTCCAGCAGGGAGGAACTCGCGGCGAGTATCGGTCCGGAGTCCCCGGAGACCACGGCCAGGTGGTCGGCACGGCTGAACCTGATGCAGGACGAGGCGGAGCCGCACCGGGGTGACGCGACGATGTGCGCCGCCGACACCGAGGCGGTGTTCGCCGCGATCCGCCGTACCGCGCGGGGCAGTCCGCTGACCGAGGAGGACCTGTTGCGAGTGCTGGTGGCGTTGTCCGATTACCGGGTGCGGGACCTGGCCATGGGAATCGCGCTGACCGTCTGGTCCCGTGCCGCCGAACAGCTGTGGTTCGCGCTGGTCAGAAAAGCGCCCGAACCCGAGGTCGCCGATGTGGCCGCACTGCTGGCGTTCTCCGCGTATCTGCGGGGTGACGGTGCCCTCGCGAGCGTGGCGCTGGACCGGGTCGAACGGACCAGGCCCGCGCACCGTCTCGGTGAGCTGTTGCGGCGAGCGCTGGACAGCGGGATAGGTCCGGAGGAACTCGCCGTCGTGGTGCGCGACACCGCGGTGGACGCGCGGTTGATGATCGAACAGGAGGAAACCTGA
- a CDS encoding DtxR family Mn-dependent transcriptional regulator (product_source=KO:K03709; cath_funfam=1.10.10.10; cog=COG1321; ko=KO:K03709; pfam=PF01325,PF02742,PF04023; smart=SM00529,SM00899; superfamily=46785,47979,50037): MNDLIDTTEMYLKTIYELEEEGLVPLRARIAERLEQSGPTVSQTVARMERDGLLSVAEDRHLELTRAGRERAIGVMRKHRLAERLLVDVIGLEWEHVHSEACRWEHVMSEAVERKLVNLLGTPSTSPYGNPIPGLDDLGVGDGAPEVDTELQRVDEIARNGGGRALVCRIAEHVQLDPELMNSLKTVDVVPGNDIEIVSVVGSNKPIDVRGSSGATQLPPSVAHAVLVRPR, from the coding sequence GTGAACGATCTCATCGACACCACCGAGATGTATCTCAAGACGATCTACGAGCTTGAGGAAGAAGGGCTCGTCCCGCTCCGAGCCCGCATCGCGGAACGGTTGGAACAGAGCGGGCCGACCGTCAGCCAGACCGTCGCCCGCATGGAGCGGGACGGGCTGCTGTCGGTCGCCGAGGATCGGCACCTGGAACTGACCAGGGCAGGCCGGGAACGGGCCATCGGTGTGATGCGCAAGCACCGCTTGGCCGAGCGACTGCTGGTCGACGTCATCGGTCTGGAATGGGAGCACGTGCACAGCGAGGCGTGCCGTTGGGAGCACGTGATGAGCGAGGCCGTGGAGCGCAAGCTCGTCAACCTGCTCGGCACCCCCAGCACTTCGCCGTACGGAAATCCGATCCCCGGACTGGACGATCTGGGGGTCGGCGACGGTGCTCCCGAGGTGGACACCGAACTGCAACGTGTGGACGAGATCGCCCGCAACGGTGGTGGCCGCGCGTTGGTGTGCAGGATCGCCGAACACGTACAACTCGACCCGGAGCTGATGAACTCGCTGAAAACGGTGGACGTGGTCCCGGGTAACGACATCGAGATAGTTTCCGTGGTCGGCAGCAACAAGCCGATCGACGTGCGGGGAAGCTCCGGTGCGACCCAACTGCCCCCGTCCGTCGCACACGCCGTCCTGGTTCGGCCGCGTTGA
- a CDS encoding galactokinase (product_source=KO:K00849; cath_funfam=3.30.230.10,3.30.70.890; cog=COG0153; ko=KO:K00849; pfam=PF00288,PF08544,PF10509; superfamily=54211,55060; tigrfam=TIGR00131): protein MAEHEVEPDSVWSAPGRVNLIGEHTDYNDGYVFPFALPHRTAVAVRRRDDGLLSLATHGSDNTLQRAGTFRIDDLEAGEPSGWASYPAGAAWALRESGISLPGADLVISGEVPTGAGLSSSAALECATALALLDAAGRALDGPNAPDVMDVAHWTRRAENEFVGAPTGLLDQTASLRCERAHALFFDVRSGETEQIPFDAAGSGLEVLVVDTRANHSHSESGYGDRRKGCEQAAELLGLSALRDISAAELDDALRRLPEELRPLVRHVVTENDRVLETLRRLRRDELAEVGELLTASHTSLRDDYRVSCAELDVAVEAALESGASGARMTGGGFGGSAIALVSTELRPRTEQAVTEAFERHGFASPRLFTAVPSTGAARDR from the coding sequence GTGGCGGAACACGAGGTGGAACCGGATTCGGTCTGGTCCGCACCCGGCAGGGTCAACCTCATCGGCGAGCACACCGACTACAACGACGGCTACGTCTTTCCGTTCGCGTTGCCGCACCGCACCGCGGTCGCCGTGCGGCGGCGGGACGACGGTTTGCTGTCGTTGGCCACGCACGGTTCGGACAACACGCTGCAGCGCGCCGGAACGTTCCGGATCGACGACCTCGAAGCGGGCGAGCCGAGCGGCTGGGCGAGCTACCCGGCGGGAGCCGCCTGGGCTCTCCGGGAGTCCGGTATCTCGCTGCCCGGCGCGGATCTGGTCATCTCCGGCGAGGTGCCCACCGGCGCGGGGCTCTCCTCTTCCGCCGCGCTGGAGTGCGCCACCGCGTTGGCGCTGCTGGACGCGGCGGGGCGAGCGCTGGACGGTCCGAACGCACCGGACGTCATGGACGTCGCGCACTGGACCCGTCGGGCCGAGAACGAGTTCGTCGGGGCCCCGACTGGACTGCTGGACCAGACGGCCTCGTTGCGCTGCGAACGGGCTCACGCGTTGTTCTTCGACGTACGCTCGGGAGAGACCGAGCAGATCCCGTTCGACGCCGCGGGCAGTGGGCTGGAAGTGCTGGTCGTCGATACCCGCGCGAACCACTCGCACAGCGAGTCCGGCTACGGGGACCGGCGGAAGGGGTGCGAACAGGCGGCCGAACTGCTCGGGCTCTCCGCGCTGCGGGACATCTCGGCGGCGGAGCTGGACGATGCGCTGCGACGGCTGCCCGAGGAGTTGCGTCCACTGGTTCGGCACGTGGTGACCGAGAACGACAGGGTGCTGGAAACGTTGCGGCGGCTGCGGCGCGACGAACTCGCCGAGGTCGGTGAGCTGTTGACCGCCTCGCACACGAGCCTGCGCGACGACTACCGGGTCTCCTGCGCGGAGCTCGACGTCGCCGTCGAGGCGGCGCTGGAATCGGGCGCCTCGGGTGCCCGGATGACCGGCGGTGGTTTCGGAGGGTCGGCGATCGCATTGGTCTCCACCGAGCTGCGTCCCCGGACGGAGCAGGCCGTCACCGAAGCGTTCGAGCGGCACGGTTTCGCCTCGCCTCGGCTGTTCACCGCCGTTCCCTCCACCGGAGCGGCACGGGATCGCTAG
- a CDS encoding UDP-glucose 4-epimerase (product_source=KO:K01784; cath_funfam=3.40.50.720; cog=COG1087; ko=KO:K01784; pfam=PF01370; superfamily=51735; tigrfam=TIGR01179), which produces MKLLVTGGAGYVGSVCAARLLEAGHQVVVLDDLSTGHADSVPEGCRLVTGDVAEHASEVLAEGFDGVLHFAAKSLVAESTKDPARYWHGNVLTSVRLLDAMREHAVERIVFSSTAAVYGQPDSVPITEEAPTRPTNPYGATKLAIDHAITSYATAYGIAATSLRYFNVAGAHGGLGERHTVETHLIPIVLEVARGLRDRVHIAGDDWPTPDGTCLRDYIHVRDLAEAHVLALEKSLPGNHRIYNLGNGTGFSVKQVIDACRAVTGREIPAEVAERRPGDPATLVASSERAQQELGWYPQRREIEEIVRDAWDFVRDDRN; this is translated from the coding sequence GTGAAACTGCTGGTAACCGGAGGCGCCGGATATGTGGGTAGCGTCTGTGCCGCCCGGCTACTCGAAGCGGGGCATCAGGTGGTGGTACTCGACGATCTGTCCACCGGGCACGCGGACTCCGTTCCCGAGGGTTGTCGGCTGGTGACGGGCGACGTCGCCGAACACGCCTCGGAGGTTCTCGCGGAGGGTTTCGACGGGGTGCTGCACTTCGCCGCCAAGTCGCTGGTGGCGGAATCGACTAAGGATCCGGCGCGTTACTGGCACGGCAACGTGCTGACCTCCGTACGACTGTTGGACGCGATGCGCGAGCACGCTGTCGAGCGAATCGTGTTCTCCTCGACCGCGGCGGTCTACGGGCAGCCCGACTCGGTTCCGATCACCGAAGAGGCCCCGACTCGGCCCACCAACCCCTACGGGGCCACCAAGCTGGCCATCGATCACGCCATCACCTCCTACGCGACCGCGTACGGCATCGCGGCCACGAGCCTGCGGTACTTCAACGTGGCCGGTGCCCACGGGGGGCTGGGAGAGCGGCACACGGTGGAGACGCACCTGATTCCGATCGTTCTCGAAGTGGCACGCGGTCTGCGCGACCGCGTCCACATCGCCGGGGACGACTGGCCCACGCCGGACGGCACCTGTCTGCGGGACTACATCCACGTGCGGGACCTGGCGGAAGCGCACGTACTGGCCCTGGAGAAATCGCTGCCGGGCAACCACCGGATCTACAACCTCGGTAACGGCACGGGCTTCTCGGTCAAGCAGGTCATCGACGCGTGCCGTGCGGTGACCGGCAGGGAGATTCCCGCGGAAGTGGCGGAACGGCGTCCGGGGGATCCCGCCACGCTGGTGGCCTCGAGCGAGCGGGCCCAGCAGGAGTTGGGCTGGTACCCACAGCGCCGCGAGATCGAGGAGATCGTACGCGACGCGTGGGACTTCGTCCGCGACGACAGGAACTGA
- a CDS encoding X-Pro dipeptidyl-peptidase (product_source=KO:K01281; cath_funfam=2.60.120.260,3.40.50.1820; cleavage_site_network=SignalP-noTM; cog=COG2936; ko=KO:K01281; pfam=PF02129,PF08530; superfamily=49785,53474) has protein sequence MWRARAAVVSALVVLPLTGAPASAGEVTRPPEPVIEDGAAQPVFDASNAVREDLFVTADVDSDGDGRDDRVHVQVVRPEETEHGMRAPVVYRASPYFAGGNPVTNHDVDRELYVPDRAAARAAGVGASSARSASAEIDWAYQDFLLERGYAVVYAESLGSGASEGCPTSGGRNETIGAKSVIDWLNGRAPAHDSSGEQVTADWSTGQVAMMGVSYNGTLPNAVATTGVEGLETIVPIGAISSWYDYYRADGAVVAPGGYQGEDTDVLAEYVHTNDRDCSAAIDRLRGEQDRLTGDYNEFWNERDYLDGVSNIDASVLTVHGLNDWNVKTKQAAQWYEALRENGVEHRIWWHRGGHLDPIGVRRDEWLRTLNHWFTHYLHGVNNGVRFEPRATIQRADGSWHREWEWPAPAAREISLSPTPGGSERGGLRLFRHGSTDVVESLRDDAGETAEELASVESSPHRLAYFTRDLPRGVRISGTARAELALSFDRPAANVTAVLVDRAPDGTVTPITRGWTDPQNRRSVARTTPIEPGEQYRIEVSMMPDDYVLRRGHSLGMVVLSSDHDYTLRPSAGTGLRLDLSDSELRVPVVVARGERDRFF, from the coding sequence ATGTGGCGAGCGCGAGCGGCCGTTGTCTCCGCCCTGGTGGTCCTGCCGTTGACCGGTGCCCCCGCGAGCGCGGGAGAGGTCACACGACCACCGGAGCCAGTGATCGAGGACGGCGCGGCGCAACCGGTGTTCGACGCCTCGAACGCCGTGCGTGAGGACCTGTTCGTAACGGCCGATGTGGACAGTGACGGCGACGGGCGTGACGACCGGGTACACGTGCAGGTCGTCCGTCCGGAGGAGACCGAGCACGGGATGCGTGCTCCGGTTGTCTACCGGGCCAGCCCCTACTTCGCGGGCGGCAACCCGGTCACCAACCACGACGTCGATCGTGAGCTCTACGTTCCGGATCGGGCCGCGGCACGCGCCGCGGGAGTCGGAGCCTCCTCCGCCAGATCCGCATCCGCCGAGATCGACTGGGCTTACCAGGATTTCCTGCTGGAACGGGGATACGCGGTCGTCTACGCCGAGTCACTGGGAAGCGGGGCCTCCGAAGGGTGCCCGACCTCCGGTGGACGCAACGAGACCATCGGCGCCAAGTCGGTCATCGACTGGCTGAACGGGCGGGCCCCCGCGCACGATTCCTCCGGCGAGCAGGTTACGGCCGACTGGTCCACCGGGCAGGTCGCCATGATGGGTGTCTCCTACAACGGAACACTGCCCAACGCGGTGGCCACGACCGGTGTGGAGGGCCTGGAGACGATCGTGCCGATCGGCGCGATATCCAGCTGGTACGACTACTACCGCGCGGACGGGGCGGTGGTGGCGCCCGGCGGTTACCAGGGTGAGGACACCGATGTGCTCGCCGAGTACGTGCACACCAACGACCGGGACTGCTCGGCAGCCATCGACCGGTTGCGCGGAGAGCAGGACCGGCTGACCGGTGACTACAACGAGTTCTGGAACGAACGCGACTATCTCGACGGGGTCTCGAACATCGACGCCTCCGTGCTGACGGTGCACGGTCTCAACGACTGGAACGTCAAGACCAAGCAGGCGGCACAGTGGTACGAGGCGCTGCGTGAGAACGGCGTCGAGCACCGGATCTGGTGGCACCGGGGTGGGCATCTCGACCCCATCGGAGTACGCCGGGACGAGTGGCTGCGTACGCTGAACCACTGGTTCACGCACTATCTGCACGGTGTGAACAACGGAGTTCGCTTCGAACCCCGGGCGACCATCCAGCGCGCCGACGGCAGCTGGCATCGCGAGTGGGAGTGGCCCGCTCCCGCCGCCCGCGAGATCTCGCTGAGCCCGACTCCCGGTGGTTCCGAGCGCGGTGGTCTGCGGTTGTTCCGCCACGGTTCGACGGACGTCGTCGAGAGTCTGCGCGACGACGCGGGCGAGACGGCCGAGGAACTCGCGAGTGTGGAGAGCTCACCGCACCGGCTGGCCTACTTCACGCGTGACCTACCGCGCGGTGTCCGGATCAGCGGCACGGCGCGGGCCGAACTCGCGCTGTCGTTCGACCGTCCCGCCGCCAACGTCACGGCCGTGCTCGTCGATCGTGCTCCCGACGGCACCGTCACCCCCATCACCCGTGGCTGGACCGATCCGCAGAATCGTCGTTCCGTGGCGAGGACAACCCCGATCGAACCGGGTGAGCAGTACCGGATCGAGGTGAGCATGATGCCCGACGACTACGTCCTCCGGCGGGGGCACAGCCTCGGAATGGTCGTGCTCTCCAGCGATCACGACTACACGCTGCGCCCGTCCGCCGGAACCGGGCTGCGCCTGGACCTGTCGGACAGCGAGCTCCGTGTTCCCGTGGTGGTCGCTCGTGGTGAGCGCGATCGTTTCTTCTGA
- a CDS encoding acetoin utilization protein AcuC (product_source=KO:K04768; cath_funfam=3.40.800.20; cog=COG0123; ko=KO:K04768; pfam=PF00850; superfamily=52768): MSNECAVVWDESLLSYDLGGNHPLHPVRLDLTMRLARSLGVLDGVVPLVPGQAADAELERVHTPGYLAAVRAAPTEGPDVGHGLGTDDNPIFDRMHESASLVAGGSLTAAEQIVSGRANRAVNLAGGLHHAMADNAAGFCVYNDCAVAIAWMLANGIDRIAYLDIDVHHGDGVQTAFREDPRVMTISLHQHPHTLWPGTGFPTEVGEGAAKGESVNVALPPGTGDAGWLRALHAVVPSLLDTFAPQVLVTQCGADPHREDPLADLALSVDGQRAAHRSLRSFADRYAMGNWLILGGGGYALHRVVPRAWTHLLATALDRDVAAERNVPADWIAHASKVAGNVALPTSMTDGGETAFTPWDGTVEYAVDPAIRDTRNAVFPLHGLEPLDGRD; this comes from the coding sequence ATGAGCAACGAGTGCGCCGTTGTCTGGGACGAGTCACTGCTCTCCTACGACCTGGGCGGTAACCATCCGCTGCACCCCGTTCGGCTGGACCTGACGATGCGACTGGCGCGCTCGTTGGGGGTACTCGACGGGGTGGTTCCACTGGTCCCCGGACAGGCGGCCGACGCCGAACTCGAACGGGTTCACACGCCCGGGTATCTGGCGGCCGTTCGAGCCGCTCCAACGGAGGGCCCCGACGTGGGACACGGGCTGGGCACCGATGACAACCCGATATTCGACCGAATGCACGAGTCGGCCTCGCTCGTCGCGGGAGGCTCCCTTACCGCGGCCGAACAGATCGTGTCCGGTCGTGCCAATCGTGCCGTCAACCTGGCGGGCGGCCTGCACCACGCGATGGCGGACAACGCGGCCGGATTCTGCGTCTACAACGACTGCGCGGTCGCCATCGCCTGGATGTTGGCCAACGGGATCGACCGGATCGCCTACCTGGACATCGATGTGCATCACGGTGACGGGGTGCAGACGGCGTTCCGGGAGGATCCCCGGGTGATGACGATCTCGCTGCACCAGCACCCCCACACCCTGTGGCCGGGTACCGGTTTCCCCACCGAGGTCGGCGAGGGTGCCGCGAAGGGCGAGTCGGTGAACGTGGCACTGCCCCCGGGGACGGGGGACGCGGGGTGGCTCCGGGCGCTGCACGCCGTGGTCCCCTCGTTGCTGGATACGTTCGCCCCGCAGGTGCTGGTTACCCAGTGCGGTGCTGATCCGCACCGGGAGGACCCGTTGGCCGACCTCGCGCTGTCCGTGGACGGGCAACGCGCCGCCCACCGTTCGTTGCGGAGCTTCGCCGATCGTTACGCGATGGGGAACTGGTTGATCCTCGGCGGGGGTGGTTACGCGCTGCACAGGGTCGTCCCCCGCGCCTGGACCCATCTGCTGGCCACGGCGCTCGATCGGGACGTCGCGGCCGAGCGCAACGTTCCCGCCGACTGGATCGCCCACGCGAGCAAGGTAGCGGGCAACGTGGCCCTGCCGACGTCGATGACCGACGGAGGTGAGACGGCATTCACTCCCTGGGACGGCACGGTCGAGTACGCGGTGGATCCGGCGATCCGGGACACCAGGAACGCGGTTTTTCCGCTGCACGGTCTGGAACCGCTGGACGGCCGCGACTGA
- a CDS encoding dihydrofolate reductase (product_source=COG0262; cog=COG0262; pfam=PF01872; superfamily=53597), whose amino-acid sequence MVDFIVSLDGYASADGWPGYWGMAGPEYLAWIAEGAEQEHTVLMGATTYRLMSDFAPEIPDDPGIAALTAMPKVVFSSTLETPLSWANTELAEGDAVEAVRNMKRRGSLPMRTIGSLNLSRSLLEAGVVDRFRLVVFPVITGATGKERIFDGYPDLALDLVESRTFDGRIQLLEYVPTVLDGPLGVGG is encoded by the coding sequence ATGGTGGACTTCATCGTTTCGCTCGACGGTTATGCGTCCGCGGACGGGTGGCCGGGTTACTGGGGCATGGCGGGACCCGAATACCTCGCCTGGATAGCGGAAGGAGCCGAACAAGAGCACACCGTGCTCATGGGTGCGACCACGTACAGGCTGATGTCCGATTTCGCGCCCGAGATTCCTGATGATCCCGGCATAGCCGCATTGACCGCGATGCCCAAAGTGGTGTTCTCCTCCACCTTGGAGACACCACTGTCATGGGCCAATACCGAGTTGGCCGAAGGGGACGCCGTTGAAGCCGTGCGGAACATGAAGCGGCGCGGTTCGCTGCCCATGCGCACCATCGGCAGCCTCAACCTGAGCAGGTCATTACTCGAAGCCGGTGTGGTGGACCGTTTCCGTCTCGTTGTTTTCCCGGTCATCACGGGCGCTACCGGGAAGGAGCGTATCTTCGACGGGTACCCCGATCTCGCCCTCGACCTGGTCGAAAGCCGTACGTTCGACGGTCGGATCCAGTTGCTCGAGTACGTTCCCACTGTGCTCGACGGCCCGCTCGGCGTTGGTGGCTGA